NNNNNNNNNNNNGGGCCCTCATGATCCCGGGCATGGTGGGCAAGAACATCGGGGAGTGGCTCGCCAAGGGCGAGCTCCCCAAGACCGTGTCCCAGTACGGCACCCAGGCCGACCAGATCTTCGTCGTCATCGAGGACCTTCAGGACAAGTACGGCGCCGACATCAAGGACATCCCGTACGGCGCCATCGGGATCTACACCTACGCCGAAAAGCTCAAGACGGGCCTGCGGCAGCTCATGGCCGGGGCGCGCAAGTTCCGCCTGGACCTGCTGGAGCGCACCGACCTCATGTCCCTCACCGAGGACGCGGCCAGGGTCTCGGGCATTCCCTACGTCATGGAGGCCCGCCGCGACGAGGCGGAGAAGGTGCTCCTGGGTTAGCAGGCTTCCGAAACGGGGCAGCCTCGTTCGGTCTTCCCCCGGCGGCATTTATGTCGCGAAACGGGGAGCGGGTACCCGCTCCCCGTTTTGCGTCTTCTCCGACGGCGCGCTCCTGGGGGCGGGCGCGGAGGAAAACGCCTTGCTGTGCCTGGGAAAATGAGTCCTTGACGGGCTCGCCGCTCCCGGGTTCCCATAGACGGGTTGGCGATTCGGCCCCCAGTTTCCCCGTGCGGAGTGCCCCGATGGAGCTGGGCCCCCCCCCCGAAGACGACCTGCGGCCCCCGGTGCGCACCCCGGGCACGATCGTTCCCGCCCTCCTGTGCGGAGCGATCGTGGCCCTGGGCGTTCTCACCTGGTGGGGGAAGGGTCCCCAGGCCCCCGACCGGAGGGCCGCCTGGGTTCCTTCGC
The DNA window shown above is from Thermodesulfobacteriota bacterium and carries:
- a CDS encoding FMN-binding glutamate synthase family protein; amino-acid sequence: ALMIPGMVGKNIGEWLAKGELPKTVSQYGTQADQIFVVIEDLQDKYGADIKDIPYGAIGIYTYAEKLKTGLRQLMAGARKFRLDLLERTDLMSLTEDAARVSGIPYVMEARRDEAEKVLLG